A single window of Columba livia isolate bColLiv1 breed racing homer chromosome 16, bColLiv1.pat.W.v2, whole genome shotgun sequence DNA harbors:
- the SNAI1 gene encoding zinc finger protein SNAI1 has translation MPRSFLVKKHFSASKKPNYSELESQAVLAAPLLYETCPLPVIPPPEVLGPGAYYPPLVWDAGLLSSLFPGGPGSEAAGGASPALDLTALSSEEDEGKSSGPPSPASAPAAAERFRCAQCAKAYSTFAGLSKHKQLHCDAQARKSFSCKYCEKEYVSLGALKMHIRSHTLPCVCKMCGKAFSRPWLLQGHIRTHTGEKPFSCTHCNRAFADRSNLRAHLQTHSDVKKYQCKTCSRTFSRMSLLHKHQETGCSGSR, from the exons ATGCCGCGCTCCTTCCTGGTGAAGAAGCACTTCTCGGCCAGCAAGAAGCCCAACTACAGCGAGCTGGAGAGCCAGGCCG TGCTGGCTGCCCCGCTGTTGTATGAGACGTGCCCGCTGCCCGTCATCCCCCCGCCTGAGGTGCTCGGCCCTGGCGCCTACTACCCGCCGCTGGTGTGGGATgcggggctgctctccagcctcttccCGGGTGGCCCAGGCAGCGAGGCAGCGGGTGGCGCGTCCCCTGCCCTGGACCTGACTGCGCTCTCCAGCGAGGAGGATGAAGGCAAGAGCTCGGGgccccccagcccagcttcaGCCCCCGCTGCCGCCGAGCGCTTCCGCTGCGCCCAGTGTGCCAAGGCTTACTCCACCTTCGCCGGGCTCTCCAAGCACAAGCAATTGCACTGCGACGCCCAGGCCAGGAAATCCTTCAGCTGCAAGTACTGCGAGAAGGAGTATGTGAGCCTGGGGGCTCTCAAGATGCACATCCGGAGCCACACGCTGCCCTGCGTCTGCAAGATGTGCGGAAAGGCCTTCTCCCggccctggctgctgcagggccACATCCGGACGCACACCG GTGAAAAGCCCTTTTCCTGTACACACTGCAACCGGGCCTTTGCTGACCGCTCTAATCTTCGAGCCCACCTGCAGACCCATTCAGATGTAAAGAAGTACCAATGCAAAACCTGCTCCCGGACTTTCTCCCGAATGTCCCTGCTCCACAAGCACCAAGAGACAGGATGTTCTGGCTCTCGCTGA